CCGGTCAAAGACCACCGCAGTGATGCCCTTCGCCAGAGCCTTCTCCGCGATCTGCTTGCCCACGGCCTTCGCCGCTTCCTGGTCCCCGGTGCTCTTCATGGCCTCTTTGATGCTCTTCTCCAGGGTGGACGCTGCCACCAGCGTCCGCCCGCTCTCGTCGTCCACCACCTGGGCGTAGATGTGCTTCAGGCTGCGGAACACCGCAAGCCGCGGCCTTTCCGATGTGCCGGAAAGGTCCCGGCGCAAGCGGCGGTGGCGGAGTTCGCGCATTGCATTGCGACTGCGTTCGGAGATCACGACCTTCACCTCGCCTTACTTGCTTCCGGCTTTCCCGGCCTTGCGGATGACGTACTCACCCACGTAACGGATGCCCTTGCCCTTGTAGGGCTCCGGGGGGCGATACCCCCGGATGATGGCCGCCATCTGTCCCACCTGCTGGCGGTCGACGCCCCGGACGGCAATCTTCGTGGGGCCGTCCGCGGCCAGCTCGATCCCCGCAGGGGGATCCACCTCCACGGGGTGGGAGAACCCCAGGGAAAGGACCAGCTTCTTCCCCTGCATCTGGGCGCGGTACCCCACGCCAATGATCTCCAGTTGCTTCTCAAAACCCTGGCTGACCCCGACCACCATGTTGTTCAGGATCGCCCGGGTCATCCCGTGGGCGGCCCGAACGGGCTTGTCGTCGTTCGCCCGGGTGACCAGAACCTGGGAGTCCTCCACGGCCACCTGGATGTTGGGGAGGGTGCGGAACTGAAGCGTCCCCTTCGCCCCCTTCACCGTCACCTCGGAGTCCAGGACGGTCACCGTGACGCCCTTGGGCAGAGGTATGGGTTTGCGTCCGATTCGAGACATTCCCTAAGCCCTCCTACCAGACGAAGCAGACGACTTCGCCGCCCAGCCCCTGCTTGCGGGCCTGAGCGTCCGTCATCATGCCATGGGACGTGGAGACCAGCGCGATCCCCAGGCCACCCATGACCTTCGGGAGTTCTTCCGTCCCGACGAAAACCCGGCGTCCCGGCTTGCTGATCCGCCGGATCCCCTGGATCACTCGTTCCCGGTTGGGTCCGTAGTTCATGAAAAGCCGAAGGACCGGTACGGGCTTCTTCGCGTCGGTGATGGTCTTGTAGTTGCGGATGTACCCCTCATCCTTCAGGATGCGGGCCACTTCGACCTTCATCTTCGACAACGGCATGTCCACCATTTCGTGGTAGACCGTGTTGGCGTTTCGGATGCGCGTGAGCATATCCGCGATGGGATCGGTGAGGTGCATGTGGAAATCCCCCCTTCGTCGCTCCCGTCGCTACCAGCTCGACTTGACCACGCCAGGGATCTTTCCCTCGCGGGCCAAGCTGCGGAAACAGCAACGGCACATGTTGAACATCCGCAGGAAACCCCGGGGCCGTCCACAAATCGGGCACCGGTTGTACTTGCGGACCTTGAACTTCGGCTCCATCTGAGCCTTGTTCTCCAGACACTTTCGGGACATCGGGTTCTTCCCCTCCTTACCGGGCGAACGGCATTCCAAGCTCCGCCAAGAGCGCCTGGGCCTCGTCGTCGGTCTTCGCTGTGGTCACGAAGGAGATGTTCATCCCCCTCTGCCGGATGACCTTGTCATAGTCGATCTCCGGAAAGATCAGCTGCTCCCGGAGCCCTAGGTTGTAGTTCCCCCGGCCGTCGAAGCCCCGATTCGAGACGCCCTGGAAGTCCTTGATCCTCGGTAGCGCCATGCTGATGAGCCGATCCACGAACTCCCACATGCGAGTACCGCGCAGGGTGACGCAACAAGCCACGGGCATGCCCTCGCGGACCTTGAAGCCCGCGACGGATTTCTTGGCGCGTTTCATCATGGGACGCTGACCGGAGATGATGGTCAGCTCGTTGATGCTCGCCTCCATGTACTTCATGTCCAGCTTGGCCTCGTTCACCCCGATGTTGAGGACCACCTTCACAAGCCGGGGCACTTCCATGACGTTCCCGTACTGGAAGCGGGTCTTCAGGCGAGGAGCGGCCTCGGACTTGTACTTTCCGAAAAGACGGGGTTCCATCGTTCGCTCCACCTCCTAGACCTTATCCACGACTTCGCCGCACTTCTTGCACACCCGAACCTTGCGGCCGTTATCCAGGAAAGCCCGGCCGATCCGCGTGGGTTTCCCGCAAGAGGGGCAAACCAGCATGACCTTGCAGGCGTGCAGGGCCGCCTCCTGCTTGACCAGACCGCCCTTGGGGTTCTTCTGGGTCGGCTTGACGCTCTTGGTGACCATGTTGACGTTTTCGACGACGATCAGGTCTTTGCCGACGTTCCGACGCAGGACCTTGCCTTCCTTGCCGCGATCCTTGCCCGAAAGGACGTAGACGCGATCGCCCGTCTTGATGCGCATGGACATGGGGATCCGCCTCCTACACGACTTCCGGGGCCAGGGAGACGATGCGCATGTAGCGCTTCTCCCGAAGCTCCCGGGCAACGGGGCCGAAGATGCGGGTGCCCTTGGGATCCCCGTTGTTGTCGATGATCACCGCCGCGTTGTCGTCAAACCGGACATAGGAACCGTCCTTGCGGCGGATCTCTTTCTTCGTGCGCACGATGACCGCCTTGACGACGTCACCCTTGCTGATGTTGCTGTTCGGGATGGCTTCCTTAACCGCCGCGACGATTATGTCCCCCACCGAACCCACCTTCCGGAAGCTGCCCCCGCGCACCTGGATGCACAGGACCTTCTTCGCTCCCGAGTTGTCCGCCACGTTGAGCACCGTACGCAGCTGGATCACGGTCTATTCCTCCTCGGAAGGGGCGGCCTCGCCACCCAGGATCGGGGCCCGTTCCAGGATCTCCGCCACGCGCCAGCACTTGTCGCGGCTCAGGGGCCGAGTCTCCTCAATCTGGACCCGATCTCCGATGCGGCACTCGTTCGCCTCATCGTGAGCTTTGTATTTCTTCACACGAAGGACCGGCTTCCCGTAAAGGCTATGCTTCGACATGCGATCGATGCGAACCACCACGGTCTTGTCCATTTTGTCGCTGACGACGACGCCGGTCCGGACCTTGCGGTGGGGTGTACGCTCCTCCATGGTCCGCTACCTCCTCACACCCGCGGCCACTTCCCCGGTCTCCTTGTCGCGGAGGACCGTGAGAATCCGGGCGATAGTCCGCTTCACTTCACGGATACGGGACGTGTTGGTCAACTGTCCCACGGCGCTCTGGAAGCGCAGGTTAAACAGCTCTTCCTTGCTCTGGCGATGCTTTTCCCGGAGTTCCTCCGGGGAGAGGGCGCGAAGTTCCTTCGCATCCATGGTCATTCACCTGCCCCTTCCCGCACCAGCATCTTGACCTTGATGGGAAGCTTGAAGGAAGCGGTACGGAACGCCTCGACGGCCACTTCCCGAGGCACACCGGCGATCTCGAACATGACCCGACCACGCTTGACTGCGGCGGTCCAGTATTCCACGTTTCCCTTCCCCTTACCCATACGGGTTTCCATGGGCTTCCGGGTAAGGGGGCGGTCTGGGAAGATCCGGATCCAGATCTTGCCACCCTTCTTCATCTTCCGGGAGATGGCCACACGAACCGCCTCAATCTGGCGGGCAGTGATCCAGCCGTTCTCCTGGGCCTGAAGGCCAAACTCCCCGAAATCCACCGCCGTGGCGCCCTTGGAAACGCCCCGCAGGGGAGAGCGATGGGGCTTGCGATACTTGACTCGTTTCGGCGACAGCATGCCGACTTACCCCCTGTTCCTCGAAACCGCCTCGGGCTGCGCCTTGGCGCCGCCAATGATCTCGCCTTTGTAGATCCAGACCTTGACGCCGATGACGCCGTAGATGGTCCGGCTGACCGCATACCCGTAGCTGATGTCCGCCCGGAGCGTCGAGAGGGGCAGCTGCCCCTCCAGATACCACTCGGTGCGGGCAATCTCCGCGCCGCCCAGGCGCCCGGAGCACTGGATCTTGATGCCCTTTGCCCCGGCCTTCATGGCGCGGAAGATGGACTGCTTCATGGCCCGGCGAAAGCTGACCCGCCGCTCCAGGGAAGAAGCCACCCCTTCGGAAACCACCTGGGCATCCGCGTCGGCGTTCTTCATCTCCTGGATGTTGATCATGACCCTGTTGCCGGTCTTCTTCTGGAGTTCCTCACGCACCGCCTGGATCTCCGCGCCACCCTTGCCGATGACCACGCCAGGACGGGCGGTCCACACCGTAAAGCGCATGACGTTTCCGATGCGCTCGATCTCAATGCGGCTGATGCCTGCGTGTCCCCAACGCTTCTTGACCCATTGGCGCAGCCTCAGGTCCTCGTGCAGATTCTTCGCGTAGGTCTTCTTGTCGGCGTACCACCGGGATTCCCAGTCGTAAATCACGCCGAGGCGGTATCCCACCGGGTGAACTTTCTGGCCCACCGTCACCCCTCCTCCTAACGTTCGGCCACGACCACGGTGATGTGGCTCGTGTGATGCCGGAAAGCATGGGCTCGCCCCATGGACGCCGGCCGAAAACGCTTCATGTAGGTCCCCTGGTCCGCCGTGGCGGTGACCACCACGAGCTTGTCCATATCCAGACCCAGATTGTGCTCCGCATTCGCCACGGCGCTGCGGAGGACCTTTTCCACCAGTTTCGCACCCTTCTTGGGGGTGTACCGCAGGGTCATCAGTGCCTCTCCGGCCTTCTTGCCCCGAATCAGGGGAAGAATCTGCCGGACCTTGGTCGCGGAAATGCGAACCTGCCACGCCATCGCCTTCGCTTCCATGATGGCCCTCCCTACCTCGACTTCGAGGAGCGTTCCTGCCCCGCGTGGCCGCCGAACTTGCGGGTCGGGGCGAACTCCCCCAGCTTGTGTCCCACCATGTTGTCGCCGATGAACACGGGGATGTGGGTCCTCCCGTTGTGCACCGCGATGGTGTGTCCCACCATCTCCGGGGTGATACTGGAGCGCCTCGCCCAGCTTTTCAGGACGCGCTTCTTCCCCGAATCGTTCATCTCCTCCACTCGACGGAGGAGCTTCGCATCTACATAGGGCCCCTTTTTCAGCGATCGAGCCATCTTCGAGTCCCTCCTACCTTACTTGTTCCGACGACGGACGATGAACTTGTCGGACGGCTTCGCCTTCCGGGTGCGGTAACCCTTTGCGGGGGTACCCCAGGGCGAAACCGGGTGTTTGTGGGACTTGCTCCGGCCTTCGCCGCCACCCATGGGGTGATCCACGGGGTTCATCACCATGCCGCGGACATGGGGCCGACGCCCCTTCCAACGGGTCCTTCCCGCCTTGCCGGAGACGGCGTTCTCATGATCCTCGTTGCCCACCTGCCCCACCGTGGCGGCGCACTCCTGGAGAACCAACCGCAGCTCCCCGCTGGGCATCCGGATGAAGGCGTATTTGTTCTCCTTCGCCATGAGCTGGGCGCTGGCTCCGGCGGACCGGACCAGGACGCCCCCCCGACCGGGCTCCAGCTCGATGTTGTGGACTACGGTGCCCACGGGGATGTCTTTAAGCTTCAGGGCATTGCCGGGGCGGATGTCCGCCGCCGGACCCGCCATGATCTGATCGCCCACC
The sequence above is drawn from the Aminomonas paucivorans DSM 12260 genome and encodes:
- the rplR gene encoding 50S ribosomal protein L18 codes for the protein MISERSRNAMRELRHRRLRRDLSGTSERPRLAVFRSLKHIYAQVVDDESGRTLVAASTLEKSIKEAMKSTGDQEAAKAVGKQIAEKALAKGITAVVFDRGGHIYHGRVKALAEAAREAGLKF
- the rplF gene encoding 50S ribosomal protein L6; its protein translation is MSRIGRKPIPLPKGVTVTVLDSEVTVKGAKGTLQFRTLPNIQVAVEDSQVLVTRANDDKPVRAAHGMTRAILNNMVVGVSQGFEKQLEIIGVGYRAQMQGKKLVLSLGFSHPVEVDPPAGIELAADGPTKIAVRGVDRQQVGQMAAIIRGYRPPEPYKGKGIRYVGEYVIRKAGKAGSK
- the rpsH gene encoding 30S ribosomal protein S8: MHLTDPIADMLTRIRNANTVYHEMVDMPLSKMKVEVARILKDEGYIRNYKTITDAKKPVPVLRLFMNYGPNRERVIQGIRRISKPGRRVFVGTEELPKVMGGLGIALVSTSHGMMTDAQARKQGLGGEVVCFVW
- a CDS encoding type Z 30S ribosomal protein S14 translates to MSRKCLENKAQMEPKFKVRKYNRCPICGRPRGFLRMFNMCRCCFRSLAREGKIPGVVKSSW
- the rplE gene encoding 50S ribosomal protein L5; protein product: MEPRLFGKYKSEAAPRLKTRFQYGNVMEVPRLVKVVLNIGVNEAKLDMKYMEASINELTIISGQRPMMKRAKKSVAGFKVREGMPVACCVTLRGTRMWEFVDRLISMALPRIKDFQGVSNRGFDGRGNYNLGLREQLIFPEIDYDKVIRQRGMNISFVTTAKTDDEAQALLAELGMPFAR
- the rplX gene encoding 50S ribosomal protein L24 encodes the protein MSMRIKTGDRVYVLSGKDRGKEGKVLRRNVGKDLIVVENVNMVTKSVKPTQKNPKGGLVKQEAALHACKVMLVCPSCGKPTRIGRAFLDNGRKVRVCKKCGEVVDKV
- the rplN gene encoding 50S ribosomal protein L14 produces the protein MIQLRTVLNVADNSGAKKVLCIQVRGGSFRKVGSVGDIIVAAVKEAIPNSNISKGDVVKAVIVRTKKEIRRKDGSYVRFDDNAAVIIDNNGDPKGTRIFGPVARELREKRYMRIVSLAPEVV
- the rpsQ gene encoding 30S ribosomal protein S17 encodes the protein MEERTPHRKVRTGVVVSDKMDKTVVVRIDRMSKHSLYGKPVLRVKKYKAHDEANECRIGDRVQIEETRPLSRDKCWRVAEILERAPILGGEAAPSEEE
- the rpmC gene encoding 50S ribosomal protein L29, coding for MDAKELRALSPEELREKHRQSKEELFNLRFQSAVGQLTNTSRIREVKRTIARILTVLRDKETGEVAAGVRR
- the rplP gene encoding 50S ribosomal protein L16 produces the protein MLSPKRVKYRKPHRSPLRGVSKGATAVDFGEFGLQAQENGWITARQIEAVRVAISRKMKKGGKIWIRIFPDRPLTRKPMETRMGKGKGNVEYWTAAVKRGRVMFEIAGVPREVAVEAFRTASFKLPIKVKMLVREGAGE
- the rpsC gene encoding 30S ribosomal protein S3 gives rise to the protein MGQKVHPVGYRLGVIYDWESRWYADKKTYAKNLHEDLRLRQWVKKRWGHAGISRIEIERIGNVMRFTVWTARPGVVIGKGGAEIQAVREELQKKTGNRVMINIQEMKNADADAQVVSEGVASSLERRVSFRRAMKQSIFRAMKAGAKGIKIQCSGRLGGAEIARTEWYLEGQLPLSTLRADISYGYAVSRTIYGVIGVKVWIYKGEIIGGAKAQPEAVSRNRG
- the rplV gene encoding 50S ribosomal protein L22 encodes the protein MEAKAMAWQVRISATKVRQILPLIRGKKAGEALMTLRYTPKKGAKLVEKVLRSAVANAEHNLGLDMDKLVVVTATADQGTYMKRFRPASMGRAHAFRHHTSHITVVVAER
- the rpsS gene encoding 30S ribosomal protein S19, whose product is MARSLKKGPYVDAKLLRRVEEMNDSGKKRVLKSWARRSSITPEMVGHTIAVHNGRTHIPVFIGDNMVGHKLGEFAPTRKFGGHAGQERSSKSR
- the rplB gene encoding 50S ribosomal protein L2 produces the protein MGMKKYRPTTPGRRFMVTPSFEEVTKKTPERSLLKSIKHSAGRNNLGRITMRHRGGGARTQYRIVDFKRDKLGVPGKVAAVEYDPNRSARIALIHYLDGEKRYILCPVGLKVGDQIMAGPAADIRPGNALKLKDIPVGTVVHNIELEPGRGGVLVRSAGASAQLMAKENKYAFIRMPSGELRLVLQECAATVGQVGNEDHENAVSGKAGRTRWKGRRPHVRGMVMNPVDHPMGGGEGRSKSHKHPVSPWGTPAKGYRTRKAKPSDKFIVRRRNK